A portion of the Psilocybe cubensis strain MGC-MH-2018 chromosome 10, whole genome shotgun sequence genome contains these proteins:
- a CDS encoding Psi-producing oxygenase A, translating into MASINAADALSYSVDAIHYSRRPPPTAPTGYYDWEVSTDPTEAKQGHSLVSNLITRVENFKAKGPVKPDPKAIDAFLDTVVNPQGIDDRKGAFADGLGLLARLDPTTDLSKKLNNSVIDTLYNTVPHPVASYLGPSFSYRHADGGANNIQTPDIGRAGTPYARSVQGKAGLPRSSLPDAGLVFDTILKRKGQVNHAGGMSSLIFAFASIVTHSLFRTDTQNIYINNTSSYLDLSPVYGCNQAEQDAVRNKSLGRGLLYPDTFSEARLSFLPPATSVLLILFARNHNYIAEKILKINERKRWSDPPPADPAQAAIQDEEIFQTARLVNCGYFMSAIMGDYVAGFLGSSEGCNWNMNAFDIINTKDLKVSRGQGNHVSVEFNILYRWHATVSARDEKWTEDVFRQVFGDKPFDKLTPTQLTLADLKTVAQTFAAVDPNPATRTFANLKRGPDGKYSDDDLASILHTAIENPASAFRGRGTPPVLRLVEMMGIEQAREWGLCTMNEFRKFLGLKQFESFEEWNPDPEISSAARRLYGHIDNLELYTGLQAESTMPLTDGSRFACGYTITRAVLGDAIALVRGDRFYTSDFTPINLTTWGFYDCQRDMNNGAMGGIICKLLLRHLPRHFPWNSVYSLFSFFTPDHMKASLTRQRLQDKYSFDHPAILPVPKVLNTLTGIRTVFSDPTRFKNIYEKFGYGSILMFDDQAQHDRDRAIVLHAMWPDAKSIDDYAAFFAQQVKAQINQKAWSYTNGVPGKYVDIVKDVVYPSVAHVAADLLTGIPLKTDANPHGLFTELEFFEMLSTLFTNTFLAFDQTEISFGLHDASLKAGTIVGALAAKSLLEVAPSAAPNVLGRVAASVVSFIWPANDKPWYPFLQRLAASGRPLDELLGNLLGVAVGASVNHGHATVNVIDFYLDDKRKAEREHIVQLVKRNDKESAALLLGYVSEAMRLQPQFEGLWREATVDTVINQGPGLPPLEVKAGDRLRGSFRNAHLNPLDFPDPTNVNPRRPPTAYDTINGTGFHGCPGVAYARKAIVEAVKIVFSLKNVRRAAGDAGTLRRFHEIVHETETDVFVQRNGTTSPWPGSMNIVFDV; encoded by the exons ATGGCCAGTATCAATGCCGCAGACGCGCTCTCCTACAGTGTAGATGCTATTCATTACTCCAGGCGTCCCCCACCCACTGCTCCGACTGGGTACTACGACTGGGAGGTATCAACCGACCCAACTGAGGCGAAGCAGGGTCACTCTTTGGTGTCCAACCTCATTACGAGGGTTGAGAATTTCAAGGCCAAGGGCCCAGTCAAGCCTGATCCCAAAGCCATT GATGCTTTCTTGGACACCGTTGTAAACCCGCAAGGCATTGATGATCGCAAGGGTGCT TTTGCGGATGGTCTTGGTCTGCTCGCCAGACTTGATCCCACCACAGACCTTTCCAAGAAGCTCAACAACTCCGTCATTGATACGCTTTACAACACCGTTCCACACCCGGTTGCGTCGTATCTGGGCCCATCGTTTTCCTACCGTCACGCTGATGGTGGCGCGAACAACATCCAGACGCCTGATATTGGGCGTGCCGGTACCCCTTACGCGCGCAGTGTTCAAGGCAAGGCCGGCTTGCCGAGGTCTTCGCTCCCTGATGCTGGTTTGGTCTTTGATACAATTTTAAAGAGGAAAGGA CAAGTCAACCATGCCGGAGGAATGTCGAGTCTGATCTTTGCTTTCGCATCCATCGTCACCCACTCCCTTTTCCGTACCGATACTCAGAATATCTACATCAACAACACGAGCTCTTACCTGGATCTGAGTCCCGTTTATGGCTGCA ACCAAGCAGAGCAAGATGCAGTCCGCAATAAGTCCCTAGGACGTGGATTGTTGTATCCTGACACTTTCTCAGAGGCTCGCCTTAGCTTCTTGCCCCCTGCTACCAGTGTTTTGTTGATTCTTTTTGCCCGTAACCACAAC TACATTGCCGAAAAGATTCTCAAAATCAATGAGCGCAAGAGGTGGTCTGATCCACCCCCGGCTGACCCCGCTCAGGCTGCTATCcaggacgaggagattttCCAGACCGCCAGACTTGTCAA CTGTGGATATTTCATGAGCGCCATTATGGGTGACTACGTTGCGGGATTCTTGGGATCGTCGGAAGGTTGCAACTGGAACATGAACGCCTTCGAT ATTATTAACACTAAAGACCTCAAAGTCTCTCGTGGACAAGGGAACCACGTCAGTGTTGAGTTCAACATCCTCTACCGA TGGCACGCAACTGTATCCGCACGCGACGAGAAATGGACAGAAGATGTCTTCCGTCAAGTATTTGGCGACAAGCCTTTCGACAAG CTTACGCCTACCCAGCTCACCCTCGCGGATCTGAAGACTGTCGCCCAAACCTTCGCCGCTGTTGACCCCAACCCAGCTACTCGCACATTTGCCAACCTCAAGCGTGGCCCTGACGGCAAATACTCAGACGACGACCTCGCGAGCATTCTCCACACCGCAATTGAGAACCCCGCCTCTGCTTTCCGCGGTCGTGGTACTCCACCCGTCCTCCGTCTTGTCGAAATGATGGGTATTGAGCAGGCCAGAGAGTGGGGTCTGTGCACCATGAACGAGTTCAGAAAGTTCTTGGGTCTCAAAC AATTCGAGTCCTTCGAGGAGTGGAACCCCGATCCGGAGATCTCTAGCGCTGCTCGCAGATTGTACGGCCACATCGACAACTTGGAGCTCTAC ACTGGTCTCCAAGCTGAATCCACCATGCCTCTCACCGATGGTTCCCGCTTTGCCTGCGGCTACACCATCACACGTGCTGTGCTCGGTGATGCCATCGCCCTCGTTCGTGGTGACAGATTCTACACCAGCGACTTCACTC CCATTAACCTGACGACTTGGGGATTCTACGACTGCCAACGCGACATGAATAACGGTGCTATGGGTGGTATCA TTTGCAAGCTGTTGTTGAGACATCTTCCTCGCCACTTCCCATGG AACTCTGTCTACTCTCtattctctttcttcaccCCCGACCACATGAAAGCTTCCCTTACTCGTCAACGTCTTCAGGACAAGTACTCCTTTGACCACCCAGCCATTCTTCCTGTTCCCAAGGTTCTCAACACGCTCACCGGTATCAGGACAGTCTTCAGCGACCCTACCCGATTCAAGAACATCTACGAGAAGTTCGGCTACGGCAGCATCCTCATGTTCGACGATCAAGCTCA ACACGACCGTGATCGCGCCATTGTCCTGCACGCCATGTGGCCAGACGCCAAGTCAATCGACGACTATGCCGCCTTCTTCGCCCAACAAGTCAAGGCACAGATCAACCAGAAGGCGTGGTCGTATACTAACGGTGTTCCGGGAAAGTACGTCGACATCGTCAAGGATGTCGTTTACCCCTCTGTCGCCCATGTTGCTGCCGATCTCttg ACTGGTATTCCTCTCAAGACTGATGCTAACCCTCATGGACTCTTCACCGAGCTCGAGTTCTTCGAGATGCTCTCCACTCTC TTCACAAACACGTTCTTGGCGTTCGACCAGACCGAAATCAGCTTCGGCCTCCACGACGCGTCGCTCAAAGCCGGAACCATTGTCGGTGCACTCGCCGCCAAGTCCCTGCTCGAAGTCGCGCCCTCTGCTGCACCC AACGTTCTCGGTCGTGTTGCCGCGTCCGTAGTGTCCTTCATCTGGCCCGCCAACGACAAGCCCTGGTACCCCTTCCTCCAACGTCTCGCAGCGTCTGGTCGTCCTCTTGACGAGCTTCTCGGTAACCTTCTCGGTGTCGCCGTCGGAGCTAGTGTCAACCACGGCCATGCCACTGTCAACGTCATCGACTTCTACCTCGATGACAAGAGGAAAGCGGAGAGGGAACACATCGTCCAGCTTGTGAAGAGGAACGATAAGGAGAGCGCTGCGCTGCTGCTGGGATATGTCTCTGAGGCCATGC GTCTGCAACCTCAATTTGAGGGTCTCTGGCGAGAGGCTACGGTTGATACTGTTATCAACCAGGGACCAGGACTTCCTCCTCTGGAAGTCAAGGCTGGCGATCGTCTCCGTGGCAGCTTCAGGAATGCCCACCTGAAC CCTCTCGACTTCC